A DNA window from Desulfuromonadales bacterium contains the following coding sequences:
- a CDS encoding M48 family metallopeptidase: AQHAARLAAVAGVRGRIERRFRFGWAALLLLLLLPVLALVAFFLARDDLADWVVRRIPYEQEARLGDLALAQTRLQMQLAESGPAVEAIRAIGEPLTAGSPHHYRWFVADRPELNAFAAPGGVVVVFAGLLRSADSAEEIAGVLAHEIAHAELRHSLKTMVKGMGLRALVAVALGDFSGTALAEAAQNLTELGFSRDAEREADRDGLRRLVAARIDPGGMVRFFEKLAQEQSLAPPALLSTHPATEERLSELRREVAALSGDWLPLAIDLTAARAALPAP; this comes from the coding sequence GGCACAGCACGCCGCCCGTCTCGCGGCGGTTGCCGGCGTGCGCGGCCGGATCGAGCGGCGCTTCCGCTTCGGCTGGGCAGCCCTGCTCCTCCTGCTGCTGCTCCCCGTGCTGGCCCTCGTCGCCTTTTTCCTGGCCCGGGACGATCTTGCCGACTGGGTCGTCCGGCGCATCCCCTACGAACAGGAGGCGCGGCTCGGCGACCTAGCCCTCGCCCAGACCCGCCTGCAGATGCAGCTCGCGGAGAGCGGCCCGGCCGTCGAGGCCATCCGCGCCATCGGCGAACCGCTGACGGCGGGTTCCCCGCACCACTATCGCTGGTTCGTGGCCGATCGTCCCGAGCTGAATGCCTTTGCCGCGCCCGGCGGCGTGGTGGTGGTGTTTGCGGGGCTGCTCCGCTCGGCCGACAGCGCCGAGGAGATTGCCGGCGTCCTCGCCCACGAGATCGCCCACGCCGAGTTGCGCCACAGCCTGAAGACGATGGTGAAGGGGATGGGATTGCGGGCCCTCGTGGCGGTGGCCCTGGGGGATTTTTCCGGGACGGCGCTGGCGGAAGCGGCGCAAAATCTGACCGAACTCGGCTTTTCCCGCGACGCGGAACGCGAGGCCGACCGTGACGGGCTCCGCCGCCTGGTGGCGGCCCGGATCGACCCCGGCGGCATGGTGCGGTTTTTCGAAAAACTGGCGCAGGAGCAGTCGCTGGCGCCGCCGGCCCTCCTCTCCACCCATCCGGCCACCGAGGAGCGCCTCTCCGAGCTGCGCCGGGAGGTGGCCGCTCTCAGCGGGGACTGGCTTCCCCTCGCCATCGACCTGACCGCAGCCAGGGCGGCGCTGCCGGCGCCATAG
- a CDS encoding DUF504 domain-containing protein translates to MIPIRELLNRIRWDPEYGQGDFAIGYYDRLEERIVVVPFGEVCFTPDDHFAIQVTDALGQTHSVPLHRVCEVYRNGERIWRREHR, encoded by the coding sequence TTGATCCCGATCCGCGAACTGCTCAACCGCATCCGCTGGGACCCGGAGTATGGTCAGGGCGACTTTGCCATCGGCTACTACGACCGGCTGGAGGAGCGGATCGTCGTCGTCCCCTTCGGCGAGGTCTGTTTCACCCCGGACGATCACTTCGCCATCCAGGTGACGGATGCCCTCGGCCAGACGCACAGCGTCCCCCTGCACCGGGTGTGCGAAGTCTACCGCAACGGGGAGCGCATCTGGCGGCGGGAGCATCGCTGA
- a CDS encoding NAD(P)-dependent oxidoreductase, whose product MLNFDELEKGFSEEEALAEARRCLKCKNPLCVKGCPIENRIPEIVTAIEARDYRAAIDIINENSNLAIICARVCPHNDQCEGACVLSRKGTGIRISKLERFLAEKEMELALNRLRGKVAVIGSGPAGLSVAAILAKQNYRVTVFEAQRKAGGVLRYGIPEYRLPREVVDKQIEIVRNLGVRLETGVVIGEDLTLDQLFAMGYQAIFIGTGTGLSKQLGVAGETLTGAMQAIYFLETVSLIQDGSLPGRPWPVQPGDRVLVVGAGNVAVDAARTALRLGAASVEAVDIGPEKERRASDKEYAEALHEGVTFRFQTSVVRILGDRKVEGVVLQQFTRQVSGRESFTLPLPGTEQEVACNKLIIAIGQKPFARIVSTTTGIKTNDWGYVVTEPEPFYGMTTREGVFAAGDVVHEPKTVILAMREGRRVAEAIDAWLQSRVATKASETEAG is encoded by the coding sequence GTGCTAAATTTCGACGAACTGGAAAAAGGCTTCAGCGAGGAGGAAGCGCTCGCCGAAGCCCGGCGCTGCCTCAAGTGCAAGAATCCGCTCTGCGTCAAGGGCTGTCCGATCGAGAACCGCATCCCCGAGATCGTCACGGCCATCGAGGCGAGGGATTACCGGGCGGCGATCGACATCATCAACGAAAACAGCAATCTCGCCATCATCTGTGCCCGGGTCTGCCCGCACAACGACCAGTGCGAGGGGGCCTGCGTGCTCAGCCGCAAAGGCACCGGGATCCGCATCAGCAAGCTGGAGCGCTTCCTCGCCGAGAAGGAGATGGAGCTGGCGCTCAACCGCCTGCGCGGCAAGGTGGCGGTGATCGGCTCCGGGCCGGCCGGCCTGTCGGTGGCGGCGATCCTCGCCAAGCAGAACTACCGCGTCACGGTCTTCGAGGCCCAGCGCAAGGCCGGCGGCGTCCTGCGCTACGGCATCCCCGAGTACCGCCTCCCCAGAGAAGTGGTCGACAAGCAGATCGAGATCGTGCGCAACCTCGGAGTACGGCTGGAGACCGGCGTGGTCATCGGCGAGGACCTGACCCTCGACCAGCTCTTCGCCATGGGCTACCAGGCGATATTCATCGGCACCGGCACCGGCCTCTCCAAGCAGCTCGGCGTCGCGGGAGAGACCCTGACCGGCGCCATGCAGGCCATCTATTTCCTCGAGACCGTCAGCCTGATCCAGGACGGCAGCCTCCCCGGCCGCCCCTGGCCGGTGCAGCCGGGGGATCGGGTGCTGGTGGTGGGCGCCGGCAACGTCGCCGTCGATGCCGCCCGCACTGCCCTGCGCCTGGGGGCGGCGAGCGTCGAGGCGGTCGACATCGGGCCGGAGAAAGAGCGCCGCGCCAGCGACAAGGAGTACGCCGAGGCGCTGCACGAAGGGGTCACTTTCCGTTTCCAGACGAGCGTGGTCAGGATTCTCGGCGACCGCAAGGTCGAGGGGGTGGTGCTGCAGCAATTTACCCGCCAGGTTTCCGGGCGGGAGAGCTTCACCCTGCCGCTGCCGGGAACGGAGCAGGAGGTGGCCTGCAACAAGCTGATCATCGCCATCGGCCAGAAGCCCTTCGCCCGCATCGTCTCCACCACCACCGGCATCAAGACCAACGACTGGGGGTACGTCGTCACCGAGCCCGAGCCGTTTTACGGCATGACCACCCGTGAGGGGGTGTTTGCCGCCGGCGACGTGGTGCACGAGCCGAAGACGGTGATCCTCGCCATGCGCGAGGGGCGGCGGGTGGCCGAGGCGATCGACGCCTGGCTGCAGAGCCGGGTGGCCACGAAAGCCTCGGAGACTGAAGCCGGCTGA